The Capsicum annuum cultivar UCD-10X-F1 unplaced genomic scaffold, UCD10Xv1.1 ctg71136, whole genome shotgun sequence region TACACATCCATTTTGCAAGCCAGAAAAGACTTCATGTCTCTTGATATATCCAATCTTTCTTATCATTCACCATTTCCTTACGGTCTTCCTCTTTACCATCGCGACATCGCGACGtatttgaaaagtcaaaattactgGATGCTCGTCTTGCTCGATGCGTGGAGAGATCAGAAATGTTATCTTCCATGTCTGAATATTCACCTGATGATCTTAGCCACCCAGATAACCCGATTACCACCAAAACGTATCCTGTTAGTGGTGAAGTTGTGGTTGCCCTTTGGATTGGCAGTAATTTACAACGTCAACTACTACTTCTTGATAATGGAAGTCGTCTCCTTTGGTGGCAATGTGGTCCATGTGAACCAAATGGATGTTACGAACAAGACAAGGAGGGATTGTACGATTCAACTCTATCCAAACATTTCCAACAAATTAATTGTGTTACAGACAGTGCAGCTTGTTTCGATGGTGGTCGAGTTCAATGCTCTAGACAAACAACACAGTGTTTGTATGAAGTTAAATATGGAAGCACTGGTGCTGGACCAAGGACTTACGGATTTATGGCTTATGAGCAGATAACATTTTCTTCAATACTAGATTatgcaaaaattaaatttggTTGTGGAAAAAATCAAATGAAGGGAGGTGCGAAATTCCCAACATTATTTAGTGGAATTGTTGGTCTTGGTGCTGGTTTATATAAAAATGGACTTGAGCATTATTCATTGCCATCACAACTTGGTGCTACTACTTTCGCTTTGTGTATTCCTTCTGCAACTTCAGGGAAGGAATCTACACTCACCTTTTTCGGAAACCCATGAAATACAGGTTAGTTTTTAATTTCATATCTAAGTGATAATCAGTTTGTTTGCTTGCTTTTTCACTTAGCACATAGTTTAAGAATGTGACTTCTCAATTTTGaggttttaaattaaaaaaatgtaaatgtACCAAACATTTgttaattttatgatcttaaacatgACATGACACGTGAGAAGTTagaattaaacttttttttaaacggactaaaaaaaaaaatactacaaccAAATTGAAATGAAGAGAGTACTATTTTTGTCCAAAACCCTGCTAAAGCAAGTGAACTAGTCACTATAACATTAAACTTACAAATCTTTACCCATTATAAGTTTATAACAGTAAATTGATTTGTCTTATATTAGGTAATTCAGTTtagttgtataatttttttttaattttcttcaatTAAAATTAAATGCTCATACATGAAATTAATTTGACAACAGGTGCAGAGGCAAAGCTGATGAGGAACGACAAGTTCCCTTCATTTTACTACATATCAAACTTGGACAAAATAACGATTAACGACAGGGAAGTTCCTATTGACCCTTCGCATTGGGATTTGGGCCCAGATAAATATGGTGGCATATTTGTTGATACTGGAGGCTATATTACCAAATTTCCAGATGATGTTTATGTCAAATTTAGGGATATATTTAGGTCAGAAGTTAAAAATGTGCCATTGGTTCGAACACCACGTACATCTATATTTGATACTTGTTATCGGGCTGATAAAGTCGATGATTTGAGCGTATTTCCAACTGTAAGcttttattttaaaggtagtaaAATGCCTCTTTTTGTTCGAGAAGAACAAGTGATGGTACTACATAAGAGAAGTTATTGTATGGGTTTTGGTAGTTCAGGTAGTAAGAGGTCCGTAATAGGTGCTAAGGTGCTACAGACTTTTGGGTTGACCTTTGATCTTTATAACTGGCGTTTGACCTTGTCCCCTAATGCTTgtgaatgaataaaatattacTACTATATCGTAATCTTTATTGACCCGTGCTATCCAAAATATTACTATAATCATTTTCCATATATGTCGTCTGCCAATTTAAATTTGAGAGGGAGGAGTACTTTCCTTACCATTGCATATATTGGTATGATTGCTTAATAAAGAGATTCATGGTTTGAGTTTTGCCAAAAGTTAGTTTCATTCTTGTGGAAACATAAGAAAATTAAACGGTGGTTGTAGCAAGTTAGTCAATCAATTAGTACTTAAAATGTTTATAAGAGGAGTCGAGGAGCTAGTTTACTTTGTGAGTTTGTTTACCTTAGTTGAAATGGGAGGTTTAAATCCCATCAGTGACATAATATTCCTTCTCGtttccctcttcttcttctttggtgtAATTAGTATAATAATTAAGAAGAAAATCACCCACGtcacaaaaagaaaatatttattaaatttatatatagaTGATTATTGAAGGGAagtcttggagtaactgataaaattgttgccatgtgaccaggaggtcaagGGTTCAAACCTTAGAAACAATCTCTGACAGAAATataaggtaaggctgcgtacaatacacccttgtggtggagcccttccccagacaccgcgcatagcgataattttagtgcaccggactgccttTCTATATAGATGATTATTAGGTTGGTATAGCtaatgaaaatcaagaattgagCAAAGTAGCCGCGGTTATAAAATTTTAGTGCTTGAAAACGAGCCTTCAActaattatctttttattaattaatgtTCATCTGAAATGCTTCTTTTTGTGGGTAATATCTGATCACAAGTATCTTTGACTAACTGAAGACACAAGTGTATATTTCCTTCCATATGTACTTTCAAATATAATATgtagcaaaaaaatattaaagattttTTGAAAATTGTGCATAGCAAGTTTAGACATGCAAATTACTTATATTATTGAATTCTCCTATCAAAGGACGTCCCTGATTTTTTGTGCCTTGAAATTATAGATACCTAACCTTAGCGTCATCTTAATTGCTATGAACTGCACACTAACTTTCGCGATTAAAAATGTATTTTATGTATCAGTAATATTAAAAGGTTAACACtcgcatataaataaataaataaataaataaacatatatatatatatatatatatatattatccccTTT contains the following coding sequences:
- the LOC124894188 gene encoding protein ASPARTIC PROTEASE IN GUARD CELL 2-like, which codes for MLIHEINLTTGAEAKLMRNDKFPSFYYISNLDKITINDREVPIDPSHWDLGPDKYGGIFVDTGGYITKFPDDVYVKFRDIFRSEVKNVPLVRTPRTSIFDTCYRADKVDDLSVFPTVSFYFKGSKMPLFVREEQVMVLHKRSYCMGFGSSGSKRSVIGAKVLQTFGLTFDLYNWRLTLSPNACE
- the LOC124894187 gene encoding protein ASPARTIC PROTEASE IN GUARD CELL 1-like; translated protein: MLSSMSEYSPDDLSHPDNPITTKTYPVSGEVVVALWIGSNLQRQLLLLDNGSRLLWWQCGPCEPNGCYEQDKEGLYDSTLSKHFQQINCVTDSAACFDGGRVQCSRQTTQCLYEVKYGSTGAGPRTYGFMAYEQITFSSILDYAKIKFGCGKNQMKGGAKFPTLFSGIVGLGAGLYKNGLEHYSLPSQLGATTFALCIPSATSGKESTLTFFGNP